A window of the Nibribacter ruber genome harbors these coding sequences:
- the lysS gene encoding lysine--tRNA ligase — protein MQLSEQELRRRHEREELQKMGINPYPSELFEVNATAKDIKEKYNPEENNFQEVTLAGRLMSRRVMGKASFAELMDSSGRIQIYVSRDDIAPGENKDLYNTVFKKMLDIGDFIGIKGYVFKTQVGETSVHVTELTLLAKSLKPLPIVKREVDENGVEHVYDAFSDPELRYRQRYVDLVVNPHVKEAFIKRTKLVNTMREYLNERGYLEVETPILQPLYGGAAARPFKTHHNTLDMTLYLRIANELYLKRLIVGGFDGVYEFSKDFRNEGMSRFHNPEFTQVELYVAYKDYYWMMDLVEEMVEKVALALHGTTEVQVGENIINFARPWKRFTMFEAIEHFTKIDISEMDEPQLRETAASLGIKLDPNIGKGKIIDEIFGEKCEAQLIQPTFITDYPVEMSPLAKKHRSKEGLVERFEAICNGKEICNAFSELNDPIDQRARFEEQLELGKRGDTEAMVLDEDFLRALEYGMPPTAGLGIGIDRLSMIMTNSHSIQDVLFFPQMKPENNS, from the coding sequence ATGCAATTAAGCGAACAGGAACTACGCCGGCGCCATGAGCGCGAAGAGCTCCAGAAGATGGGCATAAACCCCTACCCTTCCGAACTTTTTGAAGTAAATGCCACGGCCAAGGATATAAAAGAGAAGTACAATCCAGAAGAAAACAACTTCCAGGAAGTAACGCTGGCCGGTCGCCTCATGAGCCGCCGCGTGATGGGCAAGGCGTCTTTCGCCGAACTCATGGACAGCTCGGGCCGCATCCAGATCTATGTATCCAGAGATGACATCGCGCCCGGCGAGAACAAGGACCTGTACAACACGGTGTTCAAGAAGATGCTGGACATTGGCGACTTCATTGGCATCAAAGGCTATGTATTCAAGACCCAAGTTGGTGAAACGTCTGTGCACGTAACTGAACTGACTTTACTTGCCAAGTCCTTGAAACCACTTCCTATTGTGAAGCGTGAGGTAGACGAAAACGGCGTAGAGCATGTATACGATGCCTTCTCTGATCCAGAATTACGCTACCGTCAGCGCTACGTGGACTTGGTAGTAAACCCGCACGTGAAAGAGGCCTTCATCAAGCGCACCAAGCTGGTGAACACCATGCGCGAGTATTTGAACGAGCGTGGGTATCTGGAAGTGGAAACCCCTATCCTGCAGCCTTTGTACGGTGGTGCCGCGGCCCGTCCGTTCAAGACGCACCACAACACCTTGGACATGACCTTGTATCTGCGTATTGCCAATGAGCTGTACCTGAAGCGTCTGATTGTGGGTGGCTTTGACGGCGTGTATGAGTTCTCTAAGGACTTCAGAAACGAAGGCATGTCCCGTTTCCATAATCCCGAGTTCACGCAGGTGGAGTTGTACGTAGCCTACAAAGACTACTACTGGATGATGGACCTGGTAGAAGAGATGGTAGAGAAAGTAGCCTTGGCGCTGCACGGCACCACTGAGGTGCAGGTAGGTGAGAACATCATCAACTTCGCGCGTCCTTGGAAACGCTTCACCATGTTTGAAGCCATTGAGCACTTCACCAAGATTGACATTTCTGAAATGGATGAGCCGCAATTACGTGAGACTGCAGCCAGCCTAGGCATCAAACTAGACCCGAACATCGGGAAAGGAAAGATCATTGACGAGATCTTCGGGGAGAAATGTGAGGCGCAGCTGATTCAGCCAACCTTCATCACCGACTACCCTGTAGAGATGAGCCCATTGGCCAAGAAGCACCGCAGCAAAGAAGGTTTGGTAGAACGTTTTGAAGCCATTTGCAACGGCAAAGAAATCTGCAACGCCTTCTCTGAGCTCAACGACCCGATTGACCAGCGCGCCCGCTTTGAGGAGCAGCTGGAACTAGGCAAGCGTGGTGACACAGAGGCCATGGTCTTGGACGAAGACTTCTTGCGTGCCCTGGAGTACGGCATGCCGCCAACCGCCGGTTTGGGTATTGGCATTGACCGCCTGAGCATGATCATGACCAACTCGCATTCTATCCAGGACGTGTTGTTCTTCCCGCAAATGAAGCCAGAGAACAATTCTTAA
- a CDS encoding YtxH domain-containing protein produces MKKDNNGKILLAMLAGASAGVIAGILMAPETGEATRGNLKKSASKLGKDLESKLQAGMEQLQSMSAGAGSLLNKVKGGSGDADVTNTGSNTNATSHLANNPTGGNIEAAGEATPSGAKAPSKGAKTTGGGANTAS; encoded by the coding sequence ATGAAAAAAGACAATAACGGAAAAATCCTTCTGGCTATGTTGGCAGGCGCTAGTGCCGGTGTCATTGCTGGTATCTTAATGGCCCCTGAAACAGGTGAAGCCACTCGCGGTAACCTGAAAAAATCAGCCTCTAAGTTGGGCAAAGACCTGGAGTCTAAGCTACAGGCGGGTATGGAACAACTGCAGTCTATGAGCGCTGGCGCTGGTTCTTTGTTGAACAAAGTGAAAGGCGGCTCTGGCGATGCAGACGTGACCAACACTGGTTCCAACACCAATGCTACGTCGCATTTGGCCAACAACCCAACCGGCGGCAACATTGAGGCAGCCGGCGAAGCTACCCCTTCTGGTGCCAAAGCCCCTTCTAAAGGAGCCAAAACCACCGGTGGAGGAGCCAATACCGCTTCCTAA
- a CDS encoding YtxH domain-containing protein, translating to MKNDSTKILIAAAAGAAAGVVAGLLMAPGTGKDSRDGLMKMAGQVAESFNGQVAVYMEKFSGLASMLNNANQDNAMSVGADANTGRTSDQA from the coding sequence ATGAAAAACGATAGCACAAAAATTTTAATTGCCGCTGCGGCAGGGGCAGCGGCTGGCGTAGTAGCCGGTTTGTTAATGGCACCAGGCACTGGTAAAGACTCAAGAGACGGACTCATGAAAATGGCCGGTCAGGTGGCGGAAAGCTTCAATGGCCAGGTAGCCGTGTACATGGAGAAATTCTCTGGCCTGGCCAGCATGCTTAACAACGCCAACCAAGACAATGCCATGTCTGTGGGAGCAGACGCCAACACCGGAAGAACCTCTGACCAAGCCTAA
- a CDS encoding Kazal-type serine protease inhibitor domain-containing protein: MKKSILNLLPMAAIFIAAGCQQTPDSTCIDPAKIRTDMACTMQYDPVCGCDGKTYGNACTATNAGVTSFTKGECATKENAQ, from the coding sequence ATGAAAAAGAGCATTTTGAATCTACTCCCAATGGCGGCAATCTTCATTGCGGCAGGCTGCCAGCAGACGCCAGACAGCACCTGCATTGACCCCGCCAAAATAAGAACAGACATGGCCTGTACCATGCAGTATGACCCTGTGTGCGGCTGCGACGGCAAAACCTACGGAAACGCCTGCACCGCTACTAACGCCGGCGTTACCTCATTTACCAAAGGCGAATGTGCCACCAAGGAAAACGCCCAATAA
- a CDS encoding cupin domain-containing protein — MENKKYVLQTAPFRVPTTDGKLIEEHFGLASTQTSAFSVAHMIAPPHWSEPHQTPAFDEVTIVLRGKKQIEIDGEVIELSAGQTLLIKAGARIRYANPYDQECEYWSVCVPAFNMDTVHREEE, encoded by the coding sequence ATGGAAAACAAGAAATACGTATTACAGACCGCCCCTTTCAGAGTACCCACCACAGACGGCAAACTGATTGAAGAGCATTTTGGATTGGCCAGCACCCAGACCAGCGCCTTTAGCGTGGCCCACATGATAGCCCCACCTCACTGGAGCGAACCACACCAAACCCCGGCCTTTGACGAAGTCACCATTGTCCTGAGGGGCAAAAAACAGATTGAGATAGACGGCGAGGTGATAGAACTCAGCGCTGGCCAAACGCTGCTTATCAAAGCCGGTGCCCGCATCCGCTACGCCAATCCATATGACCAGGAATGCGAATACTGGTCTGTCTGCGTTCCCGCGTTTAACATGGACACCGTGCATCGGGAGGAAGAATAG
- a CDS encoding enoyl-ACP reductase FabI yields the protein MAYNLLKGKRGIIFGALDEKSIAWKVAQVAHAEGATFVLSNAPLAMRMGEINKLAEATGSQIVPADATSVEDLTNLFTQAQEILGGKIDFVLHSIGMSPNIRKNKPYGDLNYDWFMKSIDVSALSFHKVMHVAEKLDAMNEYGSILALSYIAAQRVFPDYTDMAQAKAMLESIARSYGHRFGKLKKVRVNTISQSPTKTTAGTGVGGFDAFFDYADKMSPLGNASAEDCANYCVTLFSDFTRQVTMQNLMHDGGFSSMGISEDVVEVLEANAPKN from the coding sequence ATGGCATACAACTTACTGAAAGGAAAGCGCGGAATCATTTTCGGGGCGCTGGATGAGAAATCAATCGCTTGGAAAGTGGCCCAAGTGGCGCATGCAGAAGGGGCAACGTTTGTTTTATCCAACGCGCCGCTGGCCATGCGCATGGGTGAGATCAATAAACTAGCCGAGGCCACTGGTTCTCAGATTGTACCGGCAGACGCTACCTCAGTAGAAGATTTGACCAACCTGTTCACGCAGGCGCAGGAGATTTTGGGTGGCAAGATTGACTTTGTGCTGCACTCCATTGGCATGAGCCCCAACATCAGAAAGAACAAGCCTTACGGCGACCTTAACTATGACTGGTTCATGAAGAGCATTGACGTGTCTGCCTTGTCTTTCCATAAGGTGATGCACGTAGCCGAGAAATTGGACGCCATGAACGAGTACGGTTCTATTTTGGCTCTGAGCTACATTGCTGCCCAGCGCGTATTCCCAGACTACACAGACATGGCCCAAGCCAAAGCCATGCTGGAGTCTATTGCCCGCAGCTACGGCCACCGCTTTGGTAAGCTCAAAAAAGTGCGCGTGAACACCATCTCGCAATCGCCTACCAAAACCACGGCTGGTACCGGCGTTGGCGGGTTTGACGCTTTCTTTGACTACGCAGACAAGATGTCGCCGCTGGGCAACGCCTCTGCCGAGGACTGCGCCAATTACTGCGTGACTCTGTTCTCTGACTTCACCAGACAAGTAACCATGCAAAACCTCATGCACGACGGTGGTTTCTCCAGCATGGGCATCTCTGAAGACGTAGTAGAAGTACTGGAAGCCAACGCTCCTAAGAACTAG
- the recN gene encoding DNA repair protein RecN has product MLVDLKIKNYALIEKLELQPSPLLNIITGETGAGKSIMLGAIGLLLGNRADSKLLFNQDEKCVIEGSFNISEYKLEPFFEEEDLDFEPVSILRREISPSGKSRAFVNDTPVTLETIRKIGEQLMDIHSQHDTLLLGDPAYQLNILDLYAQNEDLRLEYGSAYRNYRKLEREFKDLEAQLAQSEKELDYNTYLLNELAEANLVADEQESHEVELKQLEHAEEIKLKLTQALQYLSESEFNASIALKDASHLLGQVTEYGENFQTLKERLDSCLIELVDISGELEDAERKTEADPQRAEQLQERLDLIYTLQRKHQVKTIEELLAIQAELETKVGSVHNLDAAISKTRKALEEALAEVEARAQALSQSRTSVFETFQNELHTLLFELGMPNARVVVEHKTSAPSPTGIDVVNILFSANKGAAPQTLSKAASGGEFSRLMLCVKYLLADKTALPTIIFDEIDTGISGEIAVKVGRMMQQMSHKHQLICISHLPQMAAQGDTHYFVYKEDRADRTISRIRQLSHEERVKEIAQMISGANPSENAFQSAKELLAISATS; this is encoded by the coding sequence ATGCTGGTAGATCTTAAGATAAAGAATTACGCCCTTATTGAAAAGCTGGAACTGCAACCCTCGCCGCTGCTAAACATCATCACAGGGGAGACCGGGGCCGGTAAATCCATCATGTTAGGAGCCATTGGCTTGTTGCTGGGAAATAGGGCAGACTCCAAGCTGCTGTTCAACCAGGATGAAAAGTGTGTGATTGAAGGCTCCTTCAACATCTCTGAATACAAGCTGGAACCGTTTTTTGAAGAAGAAGACCTGGATTTTGAACCGGTAAGCATCCTGCGCCGTGAGATTAGCCCGTCTGGCAAGTCCCGCGCGTTTGTGAATGACACGCCCGTGACTCTGGAAACCATTCGTAAGATTGGGGAGCAACTCATGGATATCCATTCCCAGCATGACACGCTCCTGCTAGGAGATCCAGCCTACCAGTTGAACATCCTGGACTTGTACGCCCAGAACGAAGACCTGCGTCTGGAGTATGGTTCTGCCTATAGAAACTACCGCAAACTAGAGCGCGAGTTCAAAGACCTGGAAGCCCAACTGGCGCAGTCAGAGAAAGAACTGGACTACAACACCTACCTGCTCAATGAACTGGCAGAAGCGAACCTGGTAGCCGATGAGCAGGAAAGCCATGAGGTAGAACTCAAGCAACTGGAGCATGCCGAGGAGATTAAACTCAAGCTGACCCAGGCCCTGCAATACCTCTCTGAGTCTGAATTCAACGCCTCTATTGCCTTAAAAGATGCCAGCCATCTGTTAGGGCAAGTAACCGAGTACGGCGAAAACTTCCAGACCTTGAAAGAGCGTTTGGACAGTTGCTTGATTGAATTGGTAGATATCTCTGGGGAGTTAGAGGATGCCGAGCGCAAAACCGAGGCAGATCCACAGCGCGCCGAGCAATTGCAGGAGCGTCTGGATTTAATTTACACCCTGCAGCGTAAGCACCAGGTCAAAACCATTGAAGAACTCCTGGCCATTCAGGCTGAGCTGGAAACCAAAGTAGGAAGCGTCCATAACCTGGATGCCGCCATCTCCAAAACCAGAAAAGCTTTAGAAGAAGCCTTAGCCGAAGTAGAAGCGCGCGCCCAAGCCTTATCACAAAGCAGAACCAGCGTGTTTGAAACTTTCCAGAACGAACTGCACACGCTGTTGTTTGAACTAGGCATGCCGAATGCTAGGGTAGTAGTGGAGCATAAGACTTCGGCGCCAAGCCCGACCGGGATTGACGTAGTGAATATCTTGTTCAGCGCGAACAAAGGCGCCGCCCCGCAAACCTTGAGCAAAGCCGCCTCTGGGGGTGAGTTCTCTCGCCTAATGCTCTGCGTGAAGTACCTGCTGGCTGATAAAACCGCCTTGCCTACCATTATCTTTGATGAGATTGACACGGGTATCTCTGGGGAGATTGCTGTGAAAGTGGGACGCATGATGCAGCAGATGTCGCATAAGCACCAGTTGATCTGTATCTCGCACTTGCCACAGATGGCCGCGCAGGGAGACACGCATTACTTTGTCTACAAAGAAGACCGCGCCGACCGTACCATCAGCCGCATCAGGCAGTTGAGCCACGAGGAGCGCGTGAAGGAGATTGCCCAGATGATTTCGGGGGCCAATCCGTCAGAAAATGCTTTCCAAAGTGCAAAAGAACTGTTGGCCATCAGCGCCACTAGTTAA
- the porD gene encoding type IX secretion system protein PorD, which translates to MRITTFWIGVLCLLFPLAGRAQELRCEVVVNSDQIQATDRQVFQEMQNAISEVMNNTRWTNDTYQNEERIRCKLFITLRAMPRIGAFEANAQIISSRPTYGTGYETTVLSFVDTKFIFEYNQAQPLQYSPNTYTSPLTALLSFYAYTIIGMDNDTFGRLGGAGALTEANSILNQVNSAGAGVGGWSSSDDTRNRYWLLNNLQDPQFEPFRSALYIYHRQGLDLMAQDPEKARQNILEALRGIQRVVQLRPGAAAIRSFFEAKSTEMANAFNTATPAQKQQAYELLTQIDPTNRPKYEGLLKR; encoded by the coding sequence ATGCGTATAACTACATTTTGGATAGGAGTTCTTTGTCTGTTGTTCCCCTTAGCTGGTAGGGCGCAGGAACTGCGATGCGAGGTGGTGGTGAACAGTGACCAGATACAAGCCACCGACCGGCAGGTGTTCCAGGAAATGCAGAATGCCATTTCTGAGGTCATGAATAATACCCGCTGGACCAATGACACCTACCAGAATGAGGAGCGCATACGTTGCAAGCTGTTCATTACCCTGCGCGCCATGCCGCGTATTGGGGCGTTTGAAGCCAATGCCCAGATTATCTCCAGCAGGCCCACCTACGGCACCGGCTATGAAACCACCGTACTCTCCTTTGTAGACACCAAGTTCATCTTTGAATACAACCAGGCCCAACCCCTGCAATATTCCCCCAATACTTATACCTCTCCTTTAACGGCGTTGCTGTCCTTTTATGCCTACACCATCATAGGGATGGACAATGACACGTTTGGGCGTTTGGGCGGGGCCGGCGCTTTGACAGAGGCCAACAGCATCCTGAACCAGGTCAACTCGGCGGGGGCAGGCGTGGGCGGCTGGAGTTCATCAGATGACACCCGCAACCGGTATTGGCTCCTGAACAATTTGCAGGACCCGCAGTTTGAACCCTTCCGGTCTGCCTTATACATTTACCACCGTCAGGGCCTGGACTTGATGGCCCAGGATCCGGAGAAAGCCAGACAAAACATTCTGGAAGCCTTGCGGGGCATTCAGCGCGTGGTGCAGTTACGGCCCGGGGCGGCAGCCATCCGGTCATTCTTTGAGGCAAAATCCACGGAAATGGCAAATGCCTTCAATACAGCCACGCCAGCCCAAAAACAGCAGGCCTACGAGCTGCTCACCCAGATTGACCCCACCAATCGGCCTAAATATGAAGGGCTGTTGAAGCGATAA
- the coaBC gene encoding bifunctional phosphopantothenoylcysteine decarboxylase/phosphopantothenate--cysteine ligase CoaBC, with translation MHLFSGKKVMITAGPTYEPIDPVRFIGNHSTGKMGFALAQCFAEEGAEVQLISGPTSLTLNHPLVQVTNVMTADQMFAACQQHAQETDIWVFSAAVADYRPKEVAGTKIKKNEDTFTIELVKNVDIAATLGKQKRPDQFTVGFALETNNEMENARAKLLKKNLNMVVLNSLNDPGAGFKHDTNKITIVKPEAVETYELKSKEQVAQDIIASIKAEMACV, from the coding sequence GTGCATTTGTTTAGCGGCAAGAAAGTAATGATTACCGCGGGTCCTACGTATGAGCCCATTGACCCGGTGCGCTTCATTGGCAACCATTCTACGGGTAAGATGGGATTTGCCCTGGCCCAATGCTTTGCCGAGGAAGGTGCCGAAGTGCAGTTGATTTCCGGCCCTACTTCTTTGACGTTAAACCATCCTTTAGTACAGGTAACCAACGTCATGACTGCAGACCAGATGTTTGCAGCCTGCCAGCAGCACGCGCAGGAGACAGATATCTGGGTGTTCTCGGCGGCGGTGGCAGATTATCGTCCTAAGGAAGTGGCGGGTACCAAAATCAAAAAAAATGAGGATACGTTTACCATTGAGCTGGTAAAGAACGTTGATATAGCGGCTACCCTGGGCAAGCAGAAACGCCCGGACCAGTTCACCGTGGGTTTTGCCTTAGAAACCAACAACGAGATGGAGAACGCCCGTGCCAAGCTGCTTAAGAAGAACCTGAACATGGTGGTACTCAATTCCTTGAACGACCCGGGCGCCGGCTTTAAGCATGACACCAACAAGATCACCATTGTCAAGCCAGAGGCCGTAGAAACCTATGAGCTTAAAAGCAAGGAGCAGGTAGCCCAAGACATCATTGCATCAATAAAAGCGGAAATGGCATGCGTATAA
- a CDS encoding flavoprotein produces MLRHKKILLGVCGSIAAYKAASLIRLLVKAEAEVQVILTTSASAFITPVTLATLSKRPVLSEFVRADNSGLWHNHVELGLWADAFVVAPASANSVSKFARGLCDNLLTATYLSARCPVFVAPAMDLDMYQHPATQENFRLLRSYGNHLIEAGYGELASGLVGQGRLAEPEEILDVLTQHFTPRAFV; encoded by the coding sequence ATGCTTCGGCATAAGAAAATTCTACTGGGAGTATGCGGGAGCATAGCGGCATACAAAGCGGCTTCCCTTATACGCCTTCTTGTAAAAGCAGAAGCAGAAGTACAGGTCATCCTGACTACTTCTGCTTCTGCTTTTATAACCCCTGTCACGCTAGCCACGCTCTCTAAACGACCAGTGCTGTCTGAGTTTGTTCGGGCAGACAATTCTGGGCTGTGGCACAACCACGTGGAACTGGGCCTCTGGGCCGATGCCTTTGTGGTGGCGCCCGCCAGTGCCAACTCAGTGTCCAAGTTTGCAAGAGGACTGTGTGACAACCTGTTAACAGCCACCTACCTGTCTGCACGCTGCCCGGTGTTTGTGGCCCCGGCCATGGACCTGGACATGTACCAGCATCCGGCCACGCAGGAGAACTTCAGGCTGTTACGCTCTTACGGCAACCACCTAATTGAGGCTGGCTACGGCGAGTTGGCCAGCGGTTTGGTAGGGCAGGGGAGATTGGCTGAGCCAGAAGAAATCCTGGATGTTTTAACCCAACACTTTACGCCTCGTGCATTTGTTTAG
- a CDS encoding DNA-directed RNA polymerase subunit omega translates to MAQVPASIVTRNISDLANETGNVYQSISIISKRANQIAVKVKEELNSKLAEFATTVDNLEEVFENREQIEISKYYERMPKPTNMAIEEFIEGKVYFRVAEEEAETSSAL, encoded by the coding sequence ATGGCACAAGTTCCAGCATCCATTGTAACGCGTAATATTTCTGATCTGGCCAATGAAACCGGCAACGTGTATCAGTCTATCTCTATCATCTCTAAGCGCGCCAACCAGATTGCGGTAAAGGTAAAAGAGGAGTTGAACTCTAAATTAGCCGAGTTTGCCACTACTGTAGACAACCTGGAAGAGGTGTTTGAGAACCGTGAGCAGATTGAGATCTCCAAGTACTACGAGCGCATGCCTAAGCCAACCAACATGGCCATTGAAGAATTCATTGAAGGCAAAGTATACTTCCGCGTAGCGGAGGAGGAGGCAGAAACGTCTTCAGCGCTTTAA
- a CDS encoding outer membrane protein assembly factor BamD — MTKRLFPFLTILLAAVLLSSCSNFQKLLKSDDVDKRYAGALKYYEEGEYEKAGVLLGELLPLLKGRSEYEKANFLFAYTKYYQHLYLESSFHFIQFSNTFPRSQYVEEAAFMNVRSLANESPNEDLDQSNTSKALVAIQDFLRRYPNSQFKEEANKLYADLSTKVELKAYDNAKLYYKLTKYNPEYYKAAVIALANFRRDYPSSKYSEEAAALRIDAQHSYAKESIESKQKERYQEVVAFYQNFVDTYPNSKFLRTAEGFYDDARKELERLNAAEAATAAATTSNQ; from the coding sequence ATGACCAAACGCCTTTTCCCTTTTTTGACCATTTTGCTGGCAGCGGTGCTGTTGAGCTCTTGTAGTAATTTTCAGAAATTGTTGAAGAGCGATGACGTGGACAAGCGTTACGCGGGCGCTCTCAAATATTATGAAGAGGGTGAATATGAGAAGGCGGGCGTCCTGCTGGGTGAGTTGCTGCCGCTTTTAAAAGGCCGCAGCGAGTATGAGAAAGCCAACTTTCTGTTTGCCTACACCAAATACTACCAGCACCTGTACCTGGAGAGCTCTTTCCATTTCATTCAGTTCTCCAATACTTTTCCCAGAAGCCAGTATGTAGAAGAGGCGGCGTTCATGAACGTGCGTTCTCTGGCCAATGAGTCGCCTAACGAAGACCTGGACCAGTCCAATACGAGCAAGGCCTTGGTGGCCATTCAGGACTTTTTGCGCCGCTACCCCAACAGCCAGTTCAAAGAAGAGGCCAACAAGCTGTATGCAGACTTGTCTACCAAGGTTGAGTTGAAAGCCTATGACAATGCCAAGCTGTATTACAAACTCACCAAGTACAACCCAGAGTATTATAAGGCAGCGGTGATTGCGTTGGCTAACTTCAGAAGAGACTATCCTTCTTCTAAGTACAGTGAGGAGGCCGCCGCCCTAAGAATAGATGCGCAGCACAGCTACGCCAAAGAAAGCATTGAAAGCAAACAAAAGGAACGTTACCAGGAGGTAGTGGCGTTCTATCAAAACTTTGTAGACACTTACCCTAACAGTAAGTTTTTACGTACGGCAGAAGGATTTTATGACGATGCGCGCAAAGAGTTGGAAAGACTCAATGCCGCAGAAGCTGCCACCGCCGCGGCTACCACCTCAAATCAATAA
- a CDS encoding OstA-like protein, whose protein sequence is MTFTKVVFASLISLITVVGAFAQGGQPVQVSANTLQKGKYNGQDVRRLLGNVIMKQGTTTLTADSAYQYEDDANRLEVFSNVRIVQENMTATSATASYDGTKRIANMRGGVVLQDQEMTLTTPSLDYNLDAKRAYYTETGNIVGADYTIKSAIGAYQTESKTLSFKRNIVLVTKGSEVQSDTMSYNTMSKIVEFFGPTTVKSPDGTLYATRGTYNTVTRESNFRGGASIKTPEYLIKGEILTYDKQREYFTATQKVSMTSFKNNTVITGEVAKYWRAQGKSKVYGSPVMRNIMKQDTMYLSADTLYSVESVTDKTKKGILYAYYGVRIYKSDLQGLCDSLTYNLNDSTIYMSRNPKIWANKSQLTADSVELQLANNTLHQMRLFGNAFAISQDTLDNFNQVKGRKMLGHFLDGKLRRIDVNGNGESIYFALQGDTLMMGMNRAVCSDMRLLFQNGQVESITFITDPEAKLIPPHELAEPDKRLTGFVWLEKEKPTRAKVLAKRAPAKPRPVAKPKKKAPAPKKKKAPAGRIIG, encoded by the coding sequence ATGACGTTCACAAAGGTAGTTTTTGCTTCGCTAATTTCCCTGATAACTGTGGTGGGTGCCTTCGCGCAGGGCGGACAGCCCGTGCAAGTGTCGGCTAATACGCTCCAGAAGGGCAAGTATAACGGGCAGGACGTGCGCCGCCTGCTGGGCAACGTCATCATGAAACAGGGCACTACCACCCTCACCGCTGACTCTGCTTACCAGTACGAGGACGACGCCAACCGCCTGGAGGTGTTCAGCAACGTGCGCATTGTGCAGGAGAACATGACGGCTACCAGCGCCACCGCCAGCTATGACGGTACCAAGCGTATTGCCAACATGCGCGGCGGCGTGGTCTTACAGGACCAGGAAATGACCCTCACCACGCCATCGCTGGACTATAACCTGGACGCCAAGCGTGCTTATTATACAGAGACCGGCAACATTGTAGGGGCAGATTACACCATCAAAAGTGCCATTGGTGCTTACCAAACCGAATCTAAGACGCTTTCTTTTAAACGCAACATTGTATTGGTGACCAAGGGCTCTGAGGTGCAGAGTGATACCATGAGCTACAACACCATGTCTAAGATTGTGGAGTTCTTCGGGCCAACCACGGTCAAATCTCCGGACGGGACTTTGTACGCCACCCGCGGTACCTATAATACTGTGACCCGGGAGTCAAACTTTAGGGGTGGGGCCAGCATCAAGACGCCTGAGTATCTAATCAAAGGCGAAATATTGACTTACGACAAACAGCGCGAGTACTTCACGGCCACCCAGAAAGTGTCCATGACCTCGTTCAAGAACAATACCGTCATTACCGGCGAAGTGGCCAAATACTGGCGGGCCCAAGGTAAATCAAAGGTGTACGGCAGTCCCGTGATGCGCAACATCATGAAGCAGGACACCATGTACCTGTCTGCGGACACGCTGTACTCTGTGGAGAGCGTGACGGACAAGACCAAGAAAGGCATTCTGTACGCCTACTATGGCGTGCGCATCTATAAATCAGACTTGCAGGGCCTGTGTGATTCTCTCACCTACAACCTCAACGATTCTACCATTTACATGAGCCGGAATCCTAAGATTTGGGCGAACAAGAGTCAGTTGACGGCAGACAGCGTAGAATTGCAGCTGGCCAATAATACGCTGCACCAGATGAGGCTCTTCGGGAATGCGTTTGCCATCTCACAAGACACGCTGGACAATTTCAATCAAGTGAAAGGGCGTAAGATGCTGGGTCACTTTCTGGACGGCAAGCTGCGCCGCATTGACGTGAACGGCAACGGCGAAAGTATTTACTTTGCCTTGCAGGGAGATACCTTGATGATGGGCATGAACCGGGCCGTGTGCAGTGACATGCGCCTGCTCTTCCAGAATGGACAGGTGGAATCCATCACCTTCATCACAGACCCAGAGGCCAAGCTCATTCCGCCGCATGAATTAGCGGAGCCTGACAAGCGCCTGACGGGTTTTGTCTGGCTGGAGAAAGAAAAGCCAACCCGGGCCAAGGTACTGGCCAAACGCGCACCGGCCAAGCCAAGACCGGTTGCCAAACCTAAAAAGAAGGCCCCGGCGCCCAAAAAGAAAAAGGCACCAGCCGGCCGCATAATAGGCTAA